The DNA region TAACAATTGATTGTTTTAATGGTACTCGTAGGCCGACTACATTAAAGAAGGACCCTAGTACTAAACCATATACAAAGAGAAACACTATACCCATTAGTTAGAGTATTCTAGTAATTCCGCTTCTGATGCTTTAGTATCCACTGCTGTACCGTCTTTACCATCTACTAAAGTAATTGAATTATGAGTAGTTAACTCGTAAGAATATTTACCTGAAGTACTATTTTTTGTTACTGTTAGTTTGAAGGTTTTGTCTTTAACGCGGTCTAAATAATCATCTGATAAATCAATATCTGTAACTGCAGGAGTAGCTGCTTCAGGCCCTATAAATACTGTACCAGTTACAGTATCAGGATTGTTAGCAACATATAGTTTTGCTGCATTAATTATTAATAAACCGTCTTGAACCTTAGCCTTATTGTCTGATTTTGAAATTACATTTCCAATCGCTGGAATTGCAATTGCAGCAATAATCCCTAAAATAACGATAACTGCTAGTAATTCAATTAAAGTAAAACCTTTTTGTTCTTTTAATTTTAAGCCTAACTTTTTAATCATTTTCCGACTCCTCCTGGTTCTATGAACCTAGTATTATTTCTCTATGAGTATACAATAATTGTAAGCGAAAGAAAAGAAGATTTTGTCAGTCGCTGTCACGAATTTTACCTTTTTGTAATTTTAGAGAATGTTTTGTCTTATTAGCTCATTTGGTCAAACATTGAGAACATCGGCATCATAATAGACAGGACAATGACACCAACAATGCCTGCCAAAAACACAATCATGATTGGCTCGATTAACGATTTAAGCCTGTCAGTACTTTGCTCGACTTCTTTTTCATAGAAATCGGCAATTTTTGATAGCATCGAATCAAGCGCACCAGTACCTTCGCCAATCGAGATCATCTGCGTAACTAATGGGGGAAAGGCCCAGTGATCGTTCATCGGCTCGGTCATCGAACGCCCTTTTTCAAGCGAATCACGTGACTCACGGATAACCTTTGCGATAACTTCATTTTCGACGACCTTTTCAACAATTGACATTGCTTGGAGAATCGGAACTGAGCTAGAAAACAGTGAGGCGAGTGTTCGCATCATTCGTGCAAGTGCTGCTTTTTGCATCATGTTACCAAAAATCGGCATCCTTAATAGAAAATAATCCAAATAATATTTAGTTTTCTTGTTTTTCTTCATATACATAATTGAAGATACAAATGCAAGAATAATAAGAACCACAAGCCACCAAAACTTTTGCATAAATTCACTTGCAGACAATACAAACTTCGTAATTCCCGGCAATTCTGCACCCATATCTGCAAACATAGTCACAAATGTCGGTACTACCCCAACAAGTAAGAAAATTACCGCTCCAATTGCAAGAATGCCAATAACTGCAGGGTAAGTTAACGCTGATACTACTTTAGACCTTGTGTCATGCTGTTTTTCAAAATCGTCTGCCAATTTTTCGAGGGTATCATCTAAATTTCCGCTGACCTCCCCTGCTTTTACCATGTTGATAAACATCGGGTTAAAGATTTTCTTGTACTTAGAGACAGACTCTGAGAATGGGTTTCCTTCGCGCAGCGCCTGTTCAACATCAAGCAGCGCTTTTTTCAAGGCCTTACTTTCTGTTTGCGCTGCCAGGACGGAGGTAGCTTCAACAACAGTGACTCCTGCTTTTAGCAAGGTAGCAAACTGTCTTAAATAAATAACAAAATGCTGTAGCTTTACGGGATTACCAAATGTAAGATCCTTCGTCATTAA from Neobacillus sp. FSL H8-0543 includes:
- a CDS encoding prepilin-type N-terminal cleavage/methylation domain-containing protein translates to MIKKLGLKLKEQKGFTLIELLAVIVILGIIAAIAIPAIGNVISKSDNKAKVQDGLLIINAAKLYVANNPDTVTGTVFIGPEAATPAVTDIDLSDDYLDRVKDKTFKLTVTKNSTSGKYSYELTTHNSITLVDGKDGTAVDTKASEAELLEYSN
- a CDS encoding type II secretion system F family protein, translated to MARFKFDGRDRRGKRQGTINAGSRREAMLKLKDEGIRVIEMKEIPETLMTKDLTFGNPVKLQHFVIYLRQFATLLKAGVTVVEATSVLAAQTESKALKKALLDVEQALREGNPFSESVSKYKKIFNPMFINMVKAGEVSGNLDDTLEKLADDFEKQHDTRSKVVSALTYPAVIGILAIGAVIFLLVGVVPTFVTMFADMGAELPGITKFVLSASEFMQKFWWLVVLIILAFVSSIMYMKKNKKTKYYLDYFLLRMPIFGNMMQKAALARMMRTLASLFSSSVPILQAMSIVEKVVENEVIAKVIRESRDSLEKGRSMTEPMNDHWAFPPLVTQMISIGEGTGALDSMLSKIADFYEKEVEQSTDRLKSLIEPIMIVFLAGIVGVIVLSIMMPMFSMFDQMS